A stretch of Chitinophaga caeni DNA encodes these proteins:
- a CDS encoding GMC family oxidoreductase, which yields MAFEIKKQAKMYDVCIVGSGAGGGMAAKVLSEAGLSVALLEAGPNYDPADPKQATQLKWPYESPRRGASTTRPFGDFDAAYGGWEIEGEPYTTKNGTQFDWFRSRMLGGRTNHWGRISLRFGPNDFKHRSLDGLGDDWPISYDDVKPFYDRVDKMIGVFGTREGIYNEPDGFFLPPPKPRLHELMVKQAGDKLGIPVIPSRLSILTRKVDDRRGACFYCSQCSRGCTIYGDFSSSSVLVKPTLKSGNVDLYVNAMAREVLTDSEGKATGISYVSKDDMQEYEVKARVVVLAASACESARLLLNSKSKRFENGLANGSDVVGKYLHDSTGSSRAAFLPSLMDRKRYNEDGVGGMHMYIPWWLDNKKLDFPRGYHIEFGGGMHMPSYGFGFGIEKLNGTVPGIDGKMKPAGGYGVGLKNDYRRFYGATVGFAGRGEAIARADNYCEIDPNVVDKYGIPVLRFHYTWSDHEIKQAKHMQDTFEQIIHEMGGVPLGTKPGEEERYGIETPGRIIHEVGTTRMGSDPRKSALNKYNQAHEVKNLFVVDGGAFVSQADKNPTWTILALSLRASEYIVDELKKQNL from the coding sequence ATGGCTTTTGAAATCAAGAAGCAAGCGAAAATGTATGATGTGTGTATCGTTGGTTCTGGTGCCGGGGGAGGAATGGCCGCAAAGGTGCTCTCGGAAGCAGGACTTTCGGTGGCGCTATTAGAAGCGGGACCCAATTACGATCCCGCAGATCCAAAACAGGCCACCCAATTAAAATGGCCATATGAATCTCCGAGGCGAGGAGCCAGTACTACCCGACCTTTCGGTGATTTTGATGCTGCGTACGGCGGATGGGAAATTGAGGGAGAGCCCTATACTACTAAAAATGGAACCCAGTTTGATTGGTTCCGTTCCAGGATGTTAGGGGGGAGAACGAACCACTGGGGACGTATTTCTTTGCGCTTCGGACCTAATGATTTTAAACACAGAAGTCTTGATGGATTGGGGGATGATTGGCCGATTTCTTACGATGATGTAAAACCGTTTTATGATAGGGTTGACAAGATGATCGGTGTGTTCGGCACCCGTGAAGGCATCTACAATGAGCCGGATGGCTTTTTCTTGCCGCCACCGAAACCCCGGTTACATGAATTGATGGTTAAGCAAGCAGGAGACAAGCTCGGTATCCCGGTAATCCCTTCACGTTTATCAATTTTGACCCGTAAGGTGGATGACCGCAGGGGCGCATGTTTCTATTGTAGTCAATGTAGCCGCGGATGTACTATTTACGGGGATTTTTCCTCTTCATCCGTATTGGTGAAGCCTACCCTGAAAAGCGGTAACGTAGATCTTTACGTTAATGCAATGGCACGCGAAGTATTGACAGATAGTGAAGGAAAGGCAACCGGTATCTCTTACGTTAGCAAGGATGATATGCAGGAATACGAGGTGAAAGCCCGCGTGGTAGTATTGGCTGCGAGTGCCTGTGAATCGGCCAGGTTGCTCCTTAATTCTAAATCCAAGCGTTTCGAAAATGGATTGGCAAATGGTAGCGATGTTGTTGGTAAATATTTACATGACTCCACGGGTTCATCAAGGGCAGCATTTTTGCCTTCCCTGATGGATCGTAAGCGTTATAATGAAGATGGTGTAGGCGGCATGCACATGTACATTCCATGGTGGTTGGATAATAAGAAATTAGATTTCCCAAGGGGCTACCATATTGAATTTGGTGGTGGTATGCACATGCCTTCATACGGTTTCGGTTTCGGTATCGAAAAATTAAATGGAACCGTGCCTGGAATCGATGGCAAGATGAAACCTGCCGGTGGTTACGGCGTTGGTTTGAAGAACGATTACCGCCGCTTTTACGGTGCAACCGTGGGATTTGCAGGGAGAGGTGAAGCCATTGCCAGGGCAGATAATTATTGCGAGATAGATCCGAACGTCGTTGATAAATACGGCATCCCGGTACTGCGTTTCCATTACACCTGGAGCGATCACGAGATCAAGCAAGCCAAGCATATGCAAGATACTTTCGAGCAGATCATCCATGAAATGGGCGGTGTGCCGCTTGGAACCAAACCCGGCGAAGAAGAAAGGTACGGCATTGAAACACCGGGAAGGATTATTCATGAGGTAGGCACTACGAGGATGGGTAGTGATCCGCGCAAATCGGCATTGAATAAATACAACCAAGCCCACGAGGTGAAAAATTTATTCGTTGTAGACGGTGGGGCATTCGTATCTCAAGCCGATAAGAATCCTACCTGGACAATCCTTGCATTGTCGCTCCGTGCTTCCGAGTATATTGTTGATGAGTTGAAAAAACAAAACTTGTAA
- a CDS encoding gluconate 2-dehydrogenase subunit 3 family protein, whose protein sequence is MDRRDSLKSLVFGSLSVGAILTACGEGGKDAKHATAPMAPGYGRTPDEAKRDAALKEEVFFTAAEMKTITVLADIIIPKDDTSGSATDAGVPDFIEFIVKDQPSNKLPMRGGLRWLDVHCLKKHDKIFTDLPKEQQLAVVDEIAYPEKADPAVSQGVSFFNRMRNLTATGFFTTKMGIEDLGYQGNKPNEWDGVPADVLKQYNLAYDEKMLKEAVRMEDRGEIMKWD, encoded by the coding sequence ATGGATAGGAGAGATTCGCTTAAATCTTTAGTATTCGGCTCTTTATCTGTTGGCGCTATATTAACCGCTTGCGGTGAAGGTGGTAAAGACGCCAAACATGCAACCGCTCCAATGGCGCCGGGTTATGGCCGAACACCTGATGAAGCTAAAAGGGATGCTGCTCTGAAAGAGGAAGTGTTTTTCACGGCTGCCGAGATGAAAACTATCACGGTATTAGCGGATATCATCATCCCGAAAGATGATACTTCGGGAAGTGCTACCGACGCGGGTGTACCGGATTTCATAGAATTTATTGTGAAAGATCAACCCAGTAATAAATTGCCGATGCGTGGCGGATTGAGATGGTTGGATGTGCATTGCCTGAAGAAACATGATAAGATTTTTACCGATTTGCCCAAGGAGCAACAACTCGCGGTAGTCGATGAAATCGCATATCCCGAAAAAGCCGATCCGGCTGTTAGCCAGGGAGTATCCTTCTTTAACAGGATGCGAAATCTTACGGCAACAGGGTTTTTTACCACTAAAATGGGCATTGAAGATCTTGGTTACCAGGGAAATAAACCCAATGAATGGGATGGTGTGCCCGCGGATGTATTGAAACAATACAACCTGGCCTATGATGAGAAAATGTTGAAGGAAGCCGTGAGAATGGAAGATAGGGGAGAAATAATGAAGTGGGATTAA
- a CDS encoding peptide MFS transporter yields the protein MPTNRKHPASLPFLFLSEMWERFGFYLLLGILQLYLTDSDKGGMGMDRTKAVDIYGTYLAMVYLTPFIGGLLADRILGYSKSIIIGGILMGLGYIGISFHNEMIFYISLALLCIGNGLFKPNISTLLGNTYNTPQFKANKDTGFNIFYFGINIGAFICNFFAAYLRNTIGWSAAFIAAGIGMFLGVLIFILGRKHYKEADVRKPVQPEDMPMGQILASVFLPAAIAAVIGWMIPGNIFGSDSTDAFLLACIPIVYFYANLLRKASAADKKPIKALLMVFAVSIMFWAVFKQNGSALTTWAQYYTDREVPTVLEQPATGLYLVQSVTNTPAEVVQYDKEFRVIKDADGNPVKDIGLDPYFKNLQAEKMPTENDTIYLFNTELFQSINPFFVLILTPLVVMFFAFLRRRQKEPTTPSKIAYGLLISALSTFMMVAAVYYCHNGEIKASPWWLFGSYGMITLGELFLSPMGLSLVSKLSPPRITALMMGGWFLATSMGNKLSGILATLWDKYDNKANYFLVNFVLLGIAALTIFLMLRWLNKVFKEYSH from the coding sequence ATGCCAACCAACAGGAAACACCCTGCTTCGTTGCCATTCCTATTCCTTTCGGAAATGTGGGAACGGTTCGGATTTTATCTATTACTCGGTATCCTACAACTCTATTTAACTGATTCCGATAAGGGCGGTATGGGCATGGATCGCACTAAGGCCGTTGATATATATGGCACCTATCTCGCGATGGTTTACCTGACACCTTTTATCGGCGGACTACTTGCTGATAGGATATTAGGCTATTCAAAATCCATCATTATAGGTGGTATATTGATGGGCCTCGGCTATATTGGTATTTCATTCCACAATGAAATGATCTTTTATATATCCTTAGCCTTGCTCTGTATTGGTAACGGTTTATTTAAACCAAATATTTCCACCTTGCTTGGAAATACTTACAATACCCCCCAATTTAAAGCCAATAAAGATACCGGCTTCAACATATTTTATTTCGGTATCAATATAGGCGCATTCATCTGTAATTTCTTCGCGGCTTACTTAAGAAACACCATCGGTTGGAGCGCGGCCTTTATTGCCGCTGGCATCGGTATGTTCCTTGGCGTGTTGATTTTCATCCTGGGGAGGAAGCATTATAAGGAAGCGGATGTTCGCAAGCCTGTACAACCTGAAGATATGCCGATGGGACAAATTTTGGCTTCCGTATTCTTACCTGCGGCCATAGCTGCTGTAATTGGCTGGATGATCCCAGGAAATATTTTCGGTTCCGATTCCACGGATGCATTCCTTTTGGCTTGTATCCCGATCGTTTATTTCTACGCCAACCTGTTAAGGAAGGCTAGCGCTGCCGATAAAAAACCGATCAAGGCTTTGTTGATGGTATTTGCCGTGTCCATCATGTTCTGGGCCGTGTTCAAACAAAACGGTTCTGCGCTAACAACATGGGCCCAGTATTATACAGATAGGGAAGTTCCAACTGTATTGGAACAACCGGCCACCGGGTTATACCTGGTTCAATCTGTTACCAATACCCCGGCAGAAGTAGTGCAGTATGATAAAGAGTTCCGTGTTATAAAAGATGCTGATGGAAACCCTGTAAAGGATATTGGCCTCGATCCTTATTTCAAGAACTTGCAGGCGGAGAAGATGCCGACAGAAAATGATACCATTTATTTATTCAATACAGAGTTGTTCCAATCTATCAACCCTTTCTTTGTATTAATATTAACTCCCCTGGTGGTGATGTTCTTCGCGTTTTTACGAAGGCGGCAAAAAGAACCTACAACTCCTAGCAAGATCGCTTATGGATTGCTTATTTCCGCATTATCAACATTTATGATGGTGGCCGCGGTGTATTATTGCCATAACGGCGAAATCAAGGCTTCTCCCTGGTGGTTGTTCGGGAGCTATGGTATGATTACCTTGGGAGAATTATTCTTAAGCCCGATGGGACTTTCCCTCGTTTCGAAATTAAGTCCGCCGAGAATTACCGCATTAATGATGGGAGGTTGGTTCTTGGCTACATCCATGGGGAATAAACTGTCAGGCATCTTGGCCACGTTATGGGATAAATATGATAACAAGGCTAATTATTTCCTGGTGAATTTTGTTTTACTCGGTATCGCTGCCCTAACTATATTCTTAATGTTGCGATGGTTGAACAAGGTATTTAAAGAATACAGTCATTAA
- a CDS encoding Gfo/Idh/MocA family oxidoreductase, with translation MVQEKNNTGGQSRRNFLKSGAMAAAGFMIVPRHVLGGKGYTAPSDRLIVAGIGVGGKGESDIHEFSKGKADIAFLCDVDEKRAATSVKRFPKAKFYKDFREMLDKEHKNFDAVSVSTPDHNHAIQAMAAMQLGKHVYVQKPLTHDIYEARKLTEAAKKYKVVTQMGNQGSSGDGVRQLMDWYRAGIVGDVHTVHVWTNRPVWPQGIPWSDQKAEVPKTLDWNLWLGTAPYTDYVEKLVPFNWRGWWEYGTGALGDMGCHLIEPPFRVLGLGYPSDVECSVGSVYVDEFKRGYFPKSCPPSSHVTMTFKTPKGDVKMHWMDGGIQPTRPEELGPNEVMGDGGNGVIFEGSKGKMMCGTYGINPQLLPTSRTAGTKVPQTIDRVPEGHYLQWVNACIAGYGKNELSSPFEIAGPLTETILMGNLAIRSFDIQKPRADGRGFDYPGRYIKLLWDGQDMKITNFDDANQFVKRTYRQGWTLGA, from the coding sequence ATGGTTCAAGAGAAAAACAACACCGGGGGGCAATCCCGTCGCAACTTCTTAAAGAGTGGCGCAATGGCTGCAGCCGGTTTTATGATCGTTCCACGTCATGTACTAGGCGGTAAGGGATACACAGCACCTAGTGATAGATTGATCGTTGCTGGTATTGGAGTTGGTGGTAAAGGTGAAAGCGATATTCACGAGTTTTCTAAAGGGAAAGCCGACATCGCTTTCCTATGTGATGTAGATGAAAAAAGGGCTGCTACTTCTGTTAAACGTTTCCCTAAAGCGAAGTTTTACAAGGACTTCCGTGAAATGTTAGACAAGGAACATAAAAACTTCGATGCTGTATCCGTATCAACACCGGATCATAACCACGCCATCCAAGCTATGGCCGCAATGCAATTGGGCAAGCACGTATATGTTCAAAAACCTTTGACACATGATATTTACGAGGCCCGTAAATTAACCGAAGCTGCCAAGAAATATAAAGTTGTTACCCAGATGGGTAACCAAGGCTCTTCTGGTGATGGTGTGCGCCAATTGATGGATTGGTACAGGGCAGGAATTGTCGGTGATGTACATACAGTGCACGTTTGGACTAACCGCCCCGTTTGGCCGCAAGGTATTCCTTGGAGTGACCAAAAGGCGGAAGTGCCTAAGACCTTAGATTGGAATCTTTGGTTAGGTACGGCTCCATATACCGATTATGTTGAAAAGCTAGTACCATTTAACTGGCGCGGCTGGTGGGAGTACGGTACAGGTGCGCTAGGAGATATGGGTTGTCACTTGATCGAACCTCCTTTCCGCGTATTGGGCTTAGGTTATCCTAGTGATGTTGAATGTAGTGTCGGTAGCGTATATGTGGATGAATTTAAACGTGGATATTTCCCTAAGAGCTGTCCTCCTTCTTCTCACGTAACGATGACCTTCAAAACGCCTAAGGGTGATGTGAAAATGCACTGGATGGATGGTGGTATTCAACCTACCCGTCCTGAAGAACTCGGTCCGAACGAAGTAATGGGTGATGGTGGTAACGGTGTGATCTTTGAAGGTTCTAAAGGTAAGATGATGTGCGGAACTTATGGTATCAATCCGCAGTTATTACCTACCTCCCGCACGGCCGGAACAAAAGTTCCACAAACGATTGACCGTGTACCGGAAGGGCACTACTTACAGTGGGTAAATGCTTGTATCGCTGGTTACGGTAAGAATGAATTAAGTTCTCCATTCGAGATTGCCGGTCCGTTGACCGAAACCATCCTGATGGGTAACTTGGCAATCCGCAGCTTCGATATTCAGAAACCCCGTGCTGACGGTAGGGGATTTGATTATCCGGGTCGTTATATCAAGTTGTTGTGGGATGGTCAGGATATGAAGATTACCAACTTCGATGATGCGAATCAGTTTGTAAAACGTACTTACCGCCAAGGTTGGACTTTGGGTGCGTAG